A single region of the Leptodactylus fuscus isolate aLepFus1 chromosome 5, aLepFus1.hap2, whole genome shotgun sequence genome encodes:
- the PRPF18 gene encoding pre-mRNA-splicing factor 18 isoform X1, whose amino-acid sequence MDILKAEIARKRKQLEEKELVGESKKYFKRSELAEKEREAYFERCGYKPLSEKPTQKVTNQDEEEKPSTSNNPVLDLELAEEKLPMTLSRQEVIRRLRERAEPIRLFGETDYDSFQRLRKIEILAPEVNKGLRNDLKAALDKIDQQYLNELVAGQEQAEDDTQNDLKVHEENTTIEELEALGECLGQGDDNKDMDVINKVLKFLLGVWAKDLNAREDYIKRSVQGKLASATQKQTESYLKPLFRKLRKKNLPADIKESITDIIKYMLQREYVKANDAYLQMAIGNAPWPIGVTMVGIHARTGREKIFSKHVAHVLNDETQRKYIQGLKRLMTVCQKHFPTDPSKCVEYNAL is encoded by the exons ATGGATATTCTGAAGGCTGAGATAGCGCGTAAAAGGAAGCAGCTGGAGGAGAAGGAGCTGGTCGGG GAAAGTAAGAAGTATTTTAAGCGCAGTGAACTTGCTGAAAAAGAAAGGGAGGCTTATTTTGAAAGATGTGGTTACAAG CCATTAAGTGAGAAGCCCACACAAAAG GTTACAAATCAAGATGAAGAAGAAAAGCCTTCAACATCAAACAACCCAGTGCTGGATTTAGAGCTAGCAGAAGAGAAATTGCCTATGACTCTGTCTAGACAGGAG gTTATACGGAGACTGCGAGAGAGAGCTGAGCCCATTCGACTATTTGGGGAAACAGATTACGATTCATTTCAGCGCTTGAGAAAGATAGAAATCCTTGCTCCAGAAGTCAATAAG GGATTAAGAAATGACCTGAAGGCTGCTTTGGATAAGATTGACCAGCAATATCTTAATGAGTTGGTGGCTGGTCAAGAACAAGCAGAAGATGACACACAGAATGACCTAAAGGTTCATGAGGAAAACACCACTATAGAGGAACTTGAG GCTTTGGGAGAGTGTCTGGGACAAGGTGATGACAACAAAGACATGGATGTGATAAATAAAGTCCTTAAG tttcTTTTAGGAGTCTGGGCCAAAGATTTGAACGCACGAGAAGATTATATTAAGCGGAGCGTGCAGGGTAAACTTGCAAGCGCCACACAGAAGCAGACTGAATCCTATTTAAAACCACTCTTCAGAAAACTGCGTAAGAAG AACTTACCTGCTGACATTAAAGAATCAATCACAGATATTATCAAATATATGCTGCAGAGAGAATATGTAAAG gcaAATGATGCATATCTCCAGATGGCAATTGGCAATGCTCCATGGCCTATTGGTGTCACTATGGTTGGTATCCATGCACGTACAGGCCGTGAAAAGATTTTCTCCAAACATGTGGCTCATGTGCTGAATGATGAAACTCAGAGGAAATACATCCAG
- the PRPF18 gene encoding pre-mRNA-splicing factor 18 isoform X2, whose protein sequence is MDILKAEIARKRKQLEEKELVGESKKYFKRSELAEKEREAYFERCGYKVTNQDEEEKPSTSNNPVLDLELAEEKLPMTLSRQEVIRRLRERAEPIRLFGETDYDSFQRLRKIEILAPEVNKGLRNDLKAALDKIDQQYLNELVAGQEQAEDDTQNDLKVHEENTTIEELEALGECLGQGDDNKDMDVINKVLKFLLGVWAKDLNAREDYIKRSVQGKLASATQKQTESYLKPLFRKLRKKNLPADIKESITDIIKYMLQREYVKANDAYLQMAIGNAPWPIGVTMVGIHARTGREKIFSKHVAHVLNDETQRKYIQGLKRLMTVCQKHFPTDPSKCVEYNAL, encoded by the exons ATGGATATTCTGAAGGCTGAGATAGCGCGTAAAAGGAAGCAGCTGGAGGAGAAGGAGCTGGTCGGG GAAAGTAAGAAGTATTTTAAGCGCAGTGAACTTGCTGAAAAAGAAAGGGAGGCTTATTTTGAAAGATGTGGTTACAAG GTTACAAATCAAGATGAAGAAGAAAAGCCTTCAACATCAAACAACCCAGTGCTGGATTTAGAGCTAGCAGAAGAGAAATTGCCTATGACTCTGTCTAGACAGGAG gTTATACGGAGACTGCGAGAGAGAGCTGAGCCCATTCGACTATTTGGGGAAACAGATTACGATTCATTTCAGCGCTTGAGAAAGATAGAAATCCTTGCTCCAGAAGTCAATAAG GGATTAAGAAATGACCTGAAGGCTGCTTTGGATAAGATTGACCAGCAATATCTTAATGAGTTGGTGGCTGGTCAAGAACAAGCAGAAGATGACACACAGAATGACCTAAAGGTTCATGAGGAAAACACCACTATAGAGGAACTTGAG GCTTTGGGAGAGTGTCTGGGACAAGGTGATGACAACAAAGACATGGATGTGATAAATAAAGTCCTTAAG tttcTTTTAGGAGTCTGGGCCAAAGATTTGAACGCACGAGAAGATTATATTAAGCGGAGCGTGCAGGGTAAACTTGCAAGCGCCACACAGAAGCAGACTGAATCCTATTTAAAACCACTCTTCAGAAAACTGCGTAAGAAG AACTTACCTGCTGACATTAAAGAATCAATCACAGATATTATCAAATATATGCTGCAGAGAGAATATGTAAAG gcaAATGATGCATATCTCCAGATGGCAATTGGCAATGCTCCATGGCCTATTGGTGTCACTATGGTTGGTATCCATGCACGTACAGGCCGTGAAAAGATTTTCTCCAAACATGTGGCTCATGTGCTGAATGATGAAACTCAGAGGAAATACATCCAG